The region GCTGGCCCGGCTTGATGACGCCGAGCACGTCCTCGTTCGCGACCATCGCCGACACCGGCAGGATGCCGCCGCCCAGCGCCTTGCCGAAGAGGTAGGCGTCGGGGACGACCCCGCTGTGCTCGCAGGCCCGGATCGTGCCGGTGCGGCCCAGGCCCGACTGGACCTCGTCGGCGATGAACAGGACGCGGTTGTCGTCGCAGATCTCCCGCACCCGCGGCAGGTAGTCGAGCGGCGGGACGATGACCCCGGCCTCGCCCTGCACGGGCTCGATGAGCACGGCGACCGTGGTGTCGTCGATGGCCGCCTCGATGGCCGCGGCGTCGCCGTAGGGCACCGAGCGGAAGCCCGGCGTGTACGGGCCGAAGCCGGTGCGGGCCTCGGGGTCGGAGGAGAAGGAGATGATCGTGGTGGTGCGGCCGTGGAAGTTGGCCCCGGCCACGACGATGGTGGCCTGGTTCTCGGGGACCCCCTTGACCTCGTAGCCCCACTTGCGGGCGACCTTGATGCCGGTCTCCACCGCCTCGGCGCCGGTGTTCATCGGCAGGACCTTCTCCTTGTCGACCATCCGGGCCAGGGCGTCCACCCAGGGGCCGAACTGGTCGTTGTAGAAGGCGCGGCTGGTGAGGGTCACCCGGTCGAGCTGGCGGTGGGCCGCGGCCAGCAGGTCGGGGTTGTGGTGTCCGAAGTTCATGGCCGAGTAGCCGGCCAGGCAGTCCAGGTAGCGCTCGCCCTCCACGTCCGTCACCCAGGCCCCGCGGCCCTCGGCGATGACGACGGGCAGGGGGGCGTAGTTGTGCGCGGAGTGCTCCTGCGCGAGTGCGATGTGGTCCGCGCTGGAGAGTGCGGGTGTGTCGTGTTCGGGAAGTGTCGCGCCGGGGTTCCCGGCGTCGTTCGCCTGCCCCAGGTTCTGGGTGTTGCTCATCCAACCGCTCCGATCACCATTGACCGATGTCAGACACTAGATACCCACCGCGGGGCCCGGTAGAGCCCCCGCCGGAGAGTCCCCAAGAGTTGAGCAGATGACCCGGTGACCCCACAAGGGGTGAGGTGTGTCACAAACGCACGACCGGGCCCGAAATCCGGGCCCCGCCGACGCCCCGGAAAGGCCGTGGAACAGGGCCGTCCGGGCCCTGTGACCGGGCCCGTGAAGTGGGGTGATGCGGTCCACACCCCCGGTGGCGATCGGCTCCCCTCCCGACGGGTACGGTCGGCACACAAGTCATCGACGCGTCGGCCGGAAGCCGGTCGGCGCCGGCGTCCCGCCGCGAGCCCCCGTGCCGTGGACGGCAGCGCCGCATCCGCCGCCAAGGGAGGCCGCCCGTGCGTTC is a window of Nocardiopsis changdeensis DNA encoding:
- the rocD gene encoding ornithine--oxo-acid transaminase, whose amino-acid sequence is MSNTQNLGQANDAGNPGATLPEHDTPALSSADHIALAQEHSAHNYAPLPVVIAEGRGAWVTDVEGERYLDCLAGYSAMNFGHHNPDLLAAAHRQLDRVTLTSRAFYNDQFGPWVDALARMVDKEKVLPMNTGAEAVETGIKVARKWGYEVKGVPENQATIVVAGANFHGRTTTIISFSSDPEARTGFGPYTPGFRSVPYGDAAAIEAAIDDTTVAVLIEPVQGEAGVIVPPLDYLPRVREICDDNRVLFIADEVQSGLGRTGTIRACEHSGVVPDAYLFGKALGGGILPVSAMVANEDVLGVIKPGQHGSTFGGNPLAGAVGSTVVRMLTEGPYLENARKLGEVFSRRLEEFVGKGVLSVRSIGLWAGVDVDPALASGKEMCERLARNGVLVKDTHGSTVRMSPPLVISEEDLNWGLDRFAEVLEDLRAGR